A segment of the Streptomyces sp. Tu 2975 genome:
GTCCTGATCTCGTCGCGGATGGGGCGGACGGACTCCACGCCCTTGCCCGCAGGGTCTTCCAGGGACCAGTCGAGGTACTTCTTGCCCGGGAAGATCGGGCAGGCGTCGCCGCACCCCATGGTGATGACGTAGTCGGACGCCTGCACAGCCTCCGTCGTCAGCACCTTGGGCTTCTGGCCGGCGATGTCGACGCCGACCTCGGCCATGGCCTCGACGGCGGCGGGGTTGACCTGGTCCGCAGGGACGGAGCCGGCCGAGCGGACCTCGATTTGGTCGCCCGCGAGGTGCTGGAGGAAGCCGGCGGCCATCTGGGAGCGGCCCGCGTTGTGGACGCAGACGAACAGCACGGAGGCGAGCGGGGCGGAGGGCATGGGCTCTTCCTTCATGGAGTGAGGCAGCGGCGCGAGGGGATGTTCGGGCGGACAAGGAGGCCGGCAAGCAGGTGATCGAGTCTTCGGCGGCGGAATCGCTGTCGGGTCGTCGACGCGGATCTCCCG
Coding sequences within it:
- a CDS encoding arsenate reductase ArsC, with amino-acid sequence MPSAPLASVLFVCVHNAGRSQMAAGFLQHLAGDQIEVRSAGSVPADQVNPAAVEAMAEVGVDIAGQKPKVLTTEAVQASDYVITMGCGDACPIFPGKKYLDWSLEDPAGKGVESVRPIRDEIRTRIEALIAEIDAQREA